Genomic window (Nymphaea colorata isolate Beijing-Zhang1983 chromosome 1, ASM883128v2, whole genome shotgun sequence):
CATTGCAAGCACATCATTGTCAAAAAGATAGCCCCCAAAACTGGCAACTCCACACCCTACATCCAATATCACACGAGTCCTTTTTCCCCATGCAATATCAGGCTTAATCTGCAAGTAAAACCATATCATCAGCATGCTCTACTTATCTGGCATCCCTAGTACAAAGGGGAATAGGTAAAAACACTAAGAGTTCTGCAGGTCGACTAGCTgggataaaggaaaaagaagtgcagaaaaataaaaaaattaaaaaagaaaagttaaccACCTGAAAGTATGTCTCTAGTAAGCACATCGATaaaaccaaacaaacatatgataTGCACTAACAAATGcagtacatttttttatttaactaaAAATGCAGCAATTGTAGCTTCGGAAAGTCATCAATGAGGGGTTGATTAAGATAGTTCCTATCctaatataaaaaagaaaaacaaaattcgaaaaaaaaaattatatcattGTGGATAACAAATGGCGAAAGGGCATAATTGGCCAGGACTAATGGCTGAAATAGATTACCTCCTGTATAAAGTCAATATAATGCTGGGCCCCATTCTTGAATTGAGTTCCACCACCAgggaagatgagatgatctccGCTAACTTTTACCCAATTTTGATGGCCTTTTACTTGAGCAAGCTTGGTGTGTGGAACGTTAGAATACCATATCTGCAACAAGCAAATAAAACTCAACTTTTGTATCACTTCAAATCACTGGATTAGTTAATACACTGACAGGTACTGTCCTCTTTTCTTGGTGGTGAACAGGAAAAGACTTGATAATAAAGCATGGAACTATTTCTATAACAAAAACCGAAGCTAATGCTTGAACGAGCATACCTTGTCCCTGCTTGTAGGCCACTCAATTGGCCTTCTGTATCCTTCAGGGAGAGGAACAAGGCAAGTGGGGGCTGGATCAGGACAATGCCTCTCCCTATGTTCATAGTGTTTTGTTGATGGAAGACGCTTAATTGCTTGCTCATTGTCAAGACAGGGAATGTAATCAGGACCAGCAGTTACATTACAAAGTTTCCATTTGTATCCATCGGACCCTCCTTGTGCATCATTCTCATTCTTTGACTCTGTAGCCTGTGTCTTCCACGTCCCAGTTTGTATGTTTGTCTCGTTCAAGATTTCAGATTGTGCAGCATCTGGGAGAACCTCACCTGGACTCTTTTCTTTAACCTTGTCCTCAGATGGAGATTCTTGATTTTCGTCCTTAGGAGTTTCATCAGGACTATCTTGCCCACCAGCACCATCACTTTCAGACTGCTTCTTGGAATCATCACTCTGATCAGGTGCTTTCTCTTCATTATGCTCATCCACTTTGTCCTTTAATTCAACTTTTTCCTCCTCTGTGACTGGCTCATTAGATTTTTCTTCAAGTTTCTCCTCTGTCTGAGGTAGTTGTTGGTCACCACCTTCAACCTCTTGCTCTTGAATCTTCTCCCGGTCATCTCCTTTATCTGTGCTCTCATCAGACTCTTGTATCTCTTTCTTGCTCTCCTTTTCTTGAGTCTCCTGCACTGGATCCTCTTGAACTTTTTCTTCTACTTCTGGGGCCTTCTCTTCTTGAGATGGATTGCCATTGTCTCCTTGAATTGCATCTGAAGGAAGATCCCCAGGAGTATCTTCAAAAGCTTGTGAGGTATCTGGAACGCGTTCTTTTAGCTCTGATTTCGTTTCAGTTGACACACTAGTAGTTGGGACTGGAATAATAGACGAGGATGTCATCATCCAAACACCAACTAGACATAGAGCCACAAAGACAACCAGTGTCACTGTCGAACAATAGGATGTCGACTTTCTATCTGTTCGAGGGTTCTTCCCAAAAGCCATTTTTGCATCAACAAAGTTTAGAGACTCATAAAATTACCCAAAGCTACCTTGCCAAGCCTGCGGAGAAAAGCACAAAATAGCACTTTACAAATTTTATACCAGAAAGAGCAGAGAAAAGATACAAGAAGCTATTGTCTATGGAAAAACCACTTCAAAAATCACCGACTATAAATTTTACACCAGCAAGAGCAGAAACAGCAGAAGATACCCGCAATATTATGGAAGCAAAAAGTTCAAAAACCACTGAAAAAAACCAAATAATAGCTCCACACAGTTAGACTTGAACAACTGCACAAGGTTGCCTGAACATTCATGGTACTCAACAACAATACTCGAGCAAGTATGTGCAAATAACAAAATTATTCTCAAGGCCCACTTACAAAGAAGGACTCGCAATCATTCTACATATGAAACAAGACAAACAATAGAGATTTACTTAAGCAAACAAACACGAGCAATTTTTCTACATATAAAACAAGACAAACAGATGATATAGGGATTTACTTGAAGTCTTGAACACATAAACtgcagcaatttttttttctctttctcgaAAGACCTAACCAACAAAACTTACTCCTTATCAGCTCCAAGAATCTATTTAATAGCTTATCAGAAAGTTTTAAAATTAGACACCTCAAGAGAACTAAACACAAGAAGAAATTTCCAGAATCTACTTATATGAAATGCTGAACAAAGATTTGAACGGAAAATATAAGCCTTCAAATCCAATTATTAGTCACAAGAATTGGTATTGCAGAAGTAAATAAAACCAAAAATATTCACAAGAAAGGAATCAACCACAGCGTCAATAATGTCCACAACAACAAGGAATTGAGGTTGGGCGAGACAGCTGGAATAATCTTAAGCCGTGACAATCGGTTTTTTATCCCATGGTAGTTAACCAGGGTTAGGCTATCGAAGAAAAATTCAGAGA
Coding sequences:
- the LOC116255629 gene encoding probable methyltransferase PMT26, coding for MAFGKNPRTDRKSTSYCSTVTLVVFVALCLVGVWMMTSSSIIPVPTTSVSTETKSELKERVPDTSQAFEDTPGDLPSDAIQGDNGNPSQEEKAPEVEEKVQEDPVQETQEKESKKEIQESDESTDKGDDREKIQEQEVEGGDQQLPQTEEKLEEKSNEPVTEEEKVELKDKVDEHNEEKAPDQSDDSKKQSESDGAGGQDSPDETPKDENQESPSEDKVKEKSPGEVLPDAAQSEILNETNIQTGTWKTQATESKNENDAQGGSDGYKWKLCNVTAGPDYIPCLDNEQAIKRLPSTKHYEHRERHCPDPAPTCLVPLPEGYRRPIEWPTSRDKIWYSNVPHTKLAQVKGHQNWVKVSGDHLIFPGGGTQFKNGAQHYIDFIQEIKPDIAWGKRTRVILDVGCGVASFGGYLFDNDVLAMSFAPKDEHEAQVQFALERGIPAISAVMGTQRLPFPSRVFDVVHCARCRVPWHIEGGMLLLELNRVLRPGGYFVWSATPVYQNKKNEEDAGIWKAMKKLTKDMCWDLKKVEYDRVNQVGAAIFKKPTSNDCYENRPVSEPPMCKESDEPNAAWYVPLQACMHKVPVASTERGSKWPEEWPLRLENPPYWLSTQTGVYGKAAPEDFTSDYEHWKRVVSKSYLKGLGINWSRIRNVMDMRAVYGGFAAALKDVNLWVMNVVPVNSADTLPIIYERGLFGIYHDWCESFNTYPRSYDLLHADHLFSKLKKCSVTSVVAEVDRILRPEGTFIVRDNVEIINQIKELIKSMKWEVRMAYSQDKEGLLCVKKSMWRPEDRSSM